A stretch of the Mycobacterium sp. ITM-2016-00317 genome encodes the following:
- the rsmH gene encoding 16S rRNA (cytosine(1402)-N(4))-methyltransferase RsmH, translating into MKHSATSSDLATGPQARAVRPLPEPALTYFPDVRSALSDRDLTAGAAPISQSATMVDDQPHVPVLLDRCVELLAPALTRTSADGEGAILVDATLGAGGHSERFLTQFPAVRVIGLDRDPDALQIAGRRLARFADRVALVRTRYDGIEQAVEQAAEQIPGAATGVDAVLFDLGVSSMQLDRAERGFSYSADAPLDMRMDAGSDLTAAQVLNTYDERALARVLREYGEEKFAGRIASFVVRRRAVTPFTTTGELVELLYQAIPAPARRTGGHPAKRTFQALRIEVNAELESLRLAIPAALELLRPLGRIAVMAYQSLEDRIVKTEFAAATASRTPPGLPVELPGHGPRFVALTRGAERADAEEIERNPRSAPVRLRALEKVGGQ; encoded by the coding sequence ATGAAGCACTCGGCGACATCCTCTGATCTGGCCACCGGCCCGCAGGCCCGTGCAGTGCGGCCTCTGCCCGAACCGGCCCTGACGTACTTCCCCGACGTCAGGTCCGCGCTCTCGGACAGGGACCTCACTGCAGGGGCCGCCCCTATCTCACAGAGCGCAACCATGGTGGATGACCAGCCTCATGTCCCGGTCCTGCTCGACCGCTGTGTCGAGCTGCTGGCCCCCGCACTGACCCGGACGAGCGCCGACGGGGAAGGTGCGATCCTCGTCGACGCCACCTTGGGCGCCGGCGGCCATTCCGAGCGGTTCCTGACGCAGTTCCCCGCGGTGCGGGTGATCGGCCTCGACCGTGATCCCGACGCGCTGCAGATCGCAGGACGCCGGCTGGCCCGATTCGCGGATCGGGTCGCGCTGGTGCGTACCCGCTACGACGGCATCGAGCAGGCCGTCGAGCAAGCCGCGGAGCAGATCCCCGGCGCGGCAACGGGAGTCGACGCGGTGCTGTTCGATCTCGGGGTCTCCTCGATGCAGCTCGACCGCGCCGAACGAGGGTTCTCGTACTCGGCCGACGCGCCGCTGGACATGCGCATGGACGCGGGCTCCGACCTGACGGCCGCGCAGGTCCTCAACACCTACGACGAGAGGGCGCTGGCCCGGGTGCTGCGCGAATACGGCGAGGAGAAGTTCGCCGGCCGGATCGCGTCCTTCGTGGTCCGGCGCCGCGCGGTCACCCCGTTCACCACCACCGGCGAACTCGTCGAACTTCTCTATCAGGCCATCCCGGCCCCGGCCCGGCGCACCGGCGGTCACCCCGCCAAGCGCACCTTCCAGGCCCTGCGGATCGAGGTGAACGCCGAGCTGGAATCGCTGCGGTTGGCGATACCGGCTGCGCTGGAGCTGCTGCGCCCGCTCGGGCGGATCGCAGTGATGGCCTACCAGTCCCTGGAGGACCGGATCGTCAAGACCGAGTTCGCCGCCGCCACCGCCTCGCGCACGCCGCCGGGCCTGCCCGTCGAACTGCCCGGGCACGGGCCGAGATTCGTCGCGCTGACCCGGGGCGCCGAACGCGCCGATGCCGAGGAGATCGAACGTAATCCCAGAAGCGCCCCGGTCCGGTTGCGCGCGTTGGAGAAAGTGGGGGGACAGTAG
- a CDS encoding DUF3040 domain-containing protein yields the protein MPLSDHEQRMLDQIESALYAEDPKFASSVRGGTLRAPSTRRRLQGAALFVLGLAMLVAGVAWNATWIGSLPVLSVIGFIIMFGGVIFAITGPTVAKGDRAAGEGGATRPNKRVKGGGGSFTSRMEDRFRRRFDE from the coding sequence ATGCCACTCTCCGATCATGAGCAGCGCATGCTCGACCAGATCGAGAGCGCGCTCTATGCCGAGGACCCGAAGTTCGCGTCGAGCGTTCGTGGCGGGACTCTGCGCGCACCGTCGACTCGCCGCCGCCTGCAGGGCGCGGCGTTGTTCGTGCTCGGGCTGGCGATGCTGGTTGCCGGTGTGGCGTGGAACGCGACCTGGATCGGCAGCCTGCCCGTGCTGTCGGTGATCGGCTTCATCATCATGTTCGGCGGCGTGATCTTCGCGATCACCGGCCCGACCGTGGCCAAGGGTGACCGGGCGGCCGGCGAAGGCGGAGCGACCCGGCCCAACAAGCGGGTCAAGGGTGGCGGCGGGTCGTTCACCAGCCGGATGGAAGACCGCTTCCGGCGCCGGTTCGACGAGTGA
- a CDS encoding division/cell wall cluster transcriptional repressor MraZ: MFFGTYTPKLDDKGRLTLPAKFRDALAGGLMVTKSQDHSLAVHPRAEFEEMIADISARAKRGNPQARAYLRNLAASTDEQYPDSQGRITLSAEHRRYANLTKDCVVTGSIGFLEIWDAQAWQEYQELHEENFSAASDEALGDIL, encoded by the coding sequence ATGTTCTTCGGCACCTACACGCCCAAGCTCGATGACAAGGGGCGACTGACGTTGCCCGCCAAATTCCGCGACGCGCTGGCAGGAGGGTTGATGGTCACCAAGAGCCAAGATCACAGCCTGGCTGTCCACCCGAGGGCCGAGTTCGAAGAGATGATCGCCGACATCTCGGCCCGGGCCAAGCGCGGCAACCCCCAGGCCCGCGCCTACCTGCGCAACCTGGCCGCGAGCACCGACGAGCAGTACCCGGATTCACAAGGCCGCATCACGCTGTCTGCCGAACACCGCCGCTACGCGAACCTGACCAAGGACTGCGTCGTGACGGGTTCGATCGGGTTCCTGGAAATCTGGGACGCCCAGGCATGGCAGGAATACCAGGAGCTTCACGAAGAGAACTTCTCCGCGGCCAGCGATGAAGCACTCGGCGACATCCTCTGA